In the genome of Crassaminicella thermophila, the window GAAAGTGCTGCTAAAGGTGGATGTGGAGAGTGTCAAACTTCATGTCAATCAGCATGTAAGACTTCTTGTACAGTTGCTAATCAAGAATGTGAAAATAAATAATACATATTAAAAAACAGTAATATGTTGAAATATTACTGTTTTTTAAATGTATTTTTATAAATATGTTGCAATGGATTTATAATGAAAATATTAATAATTTAAAGGAGGACTAAAAATGATACATAAATTTAAACAAGATGATATAAGAATTGTGTTAGATGTTAATAGTGGAGCTGTGCATGTAATAGATGAAATAGTATATGAAATATTAGACTATTATAAAGAAAAAACAACAGATGAAATTATTGAAAAATTATCTGATAAATATACAAAAAAGCAATT includes:
- the scfA gene encoding six-cysteine ranthipeptide SCIFF yields the protein MKYIKTLTKATLKESAAKGGCGECQTSCQSACKTSCTVANQECENK